One part of the Hydra vulgaris chromosome 01, alternate assembly HydraT2T_AEP genome encodes these proteins:
- the LOC136074563 gene encoding piggyBac transposable element-derived protein 4-like: MTLKCDVKNGLYLSTGGLPANTSKIEQTRATNLQQYHDTGLIKHVHIGKASRIHNVSTKNFSRPIFTVISLKKSQLARREKYVVQLSYISSLRGRESRYVYSISQSINFSIKVKTLLKNGARKTARCFQKRSLLRKKLFVFCWKGTTKVFFESEEEFSSSSESDYTESGSDSDIEAHELQAHLNVDCNEMSSAGVVQTNKRKKVENMQYSWSNDETLGCCANYEFTGTPGVHPDITTFEPHQLFEFFVTDEICDYIVEQTNLYALQSLKEKQLKPKSRFKMWTPVTRDEIRIYIGLILYRGIIWKPTYELYHTTNVIYATPVVRKVIKYDRFRLIDTFIHFVDNSNLEESALKCAKIKPIHDYLFTLFRKAYVPQRNIAIDESLLLWKGRLSWKQYLPRKVDKINTDNYNYIATSIVMTLTNNLLNKGYCVFIDNWYTSVEVCHKLLLNKIDCVGTVRKDRKGLPTGLICKKLQPDEKFVQFEKCTGIMCTKWRDKKDIYLLSTCIKNKIVEVTRSGKPRIIPAVVDLYNKNMGGVDQGDQMLTTYISERKRVKKWYKKYFMHLINASVHNAYCIAKKLGFTKTSIVFRQRIIDYIFSTYVDQTKNLKARGCSSVNANPMRLVERHFPSLIPPNPMRATPSRRCAVCSANKIRADTRYMCIDCDVGLCVNYCFKHYHTSRDLKINVL; the protein is encoded by the exons ATGACTCTTAAATGTGATGTAAAAAATGGACTGTACCTGTCA ACTGGAGGGCTACCTGCAAACACAAGCAAGATTGAGCAAACAAGAGCCACGAACTTACAACAGTATCATGACACCGGACTGATTAAGCATGTGCACATTGGAAAGGCAAGTCGAATACATAATGTTTCTACAAAAAATTTCAGTCGTCCAATTTTTACagtaatttcattgaaaaaaagtcaacttGCAAGAAGAGAAAAATATGTCGTGCAACTTTCTTACATTAGCAGTTTGAGAGGCAGAGAAAGTCGTTACG tttattctATCTCGCaaagcattaatttttcaatcaaagtcaaaactttattaaaaaatggcgcAAGGAAAACAGCACGATGCTTCCAAAAACGAAGTTTACTGCGGAAGAAGCTCTTCGTATTTTGTTGGAAAGGGACAACGAAGGTTTTTTTTGAGTCCGAAGAAGAGTTTTCTAGCTCAAGTGAATCAGATTATACGGAATCAGGTAGTGATTCAGATATTGAAGCTCATGAACTGCAGGCGCATTTGAATGTCGATTGTAATGAAATGTCTTCAGCAGGCGTAGTTCAAACAAATAAACGAAAAAAGGTCGAAAATATGCAATATTCATGGTCTAATGATGAAACTTTAGGCTGCTGTGCCAATTATGAGTTTACTGGTACCCCAGGAGTACATCCTGACATAACCACTTTTGAACCACACCAACTGTTTGAGTTCTTTGTAACCGATGAAATTTGTGATTACATAGTTGAACAAACAAACTTGTATGCTTTGCAATCTCTAAAAGAAAAGCAGTTAAAGCCAAAATCTAGATTTAAAATGTGGACTCCAGTAACTAGGGATGAAATACGTATATATATTGGTTTGATTCTGTATCGTGGTATTATTTGGAAACCAACATATGAGTTGTATCATACAACCAATGTGATATATGCTACACCAGTGGTGCGTAAAGTTATTAAGTATGATAGATTTAGACTTATTGATACATTTATTCACTTTGTTGATAATTCTAATTTAGAAGAAAGTGCTCTAAAGTGTGCAAAAATAAAGCCTATTCATGACTATCTATTCACACTTTTTCGTAAAGCTTATGTGCCTCAACGCAATATTGCAATTGATGAATCTTTACTTTTATGGAAAGGAAGATTGAGCTGGAAACAGTATCTCCCAA GGAAGGTGGATAAGATAAACACtgacaattataattatatagcTACAAGTATTGTTATGACACTTACgaataatcttttaaacaaaggtTATTGTGTATTTATTGATAACTGGTACACATCTGTTGAAGTTTGTcacaaacttttattaaataaaattgattgtgTTGGCACAGTAAGAAAAGACCGGAAAGGTCTGCCAACTGGATTAATTTGCAAAAAGTTACAACCAGATGAGAAGTTTGTTCAGTTTGAAAAATGTACAGGTATTATGTGTACGAAATGGAGAGATAAAAAGGATATCTATTTATTAAGcacttgcattaaaaataaaatcgtaGAAGTAACTAGATCTGGTAAACCAAGAATAATACCTGCTGTTGTtgatttatataacaaaaacatggGCGGTGTCGATCAAGGTGACCAAATGTTAACCACTTATATTTCAGAACGTAAAAGGGTTAAgaaatggtataaaaaatacttcatGCACCTAATAAACGCATCTGTTCATAATGCTTACTGTATAGCTAAAAAGTTAGgatttacaaaaacatcaattgTATTTCGCCAAAGGATTATCGATTACATATTTTCAACTTATGTTGACCAAACGAAGAACTTAAAAGCTAGAGGTTGTTCTTCAGTTAATGCTAATCCAATGAGACTAGTTGAAAGACATTTTCCATCATTAATACCTCCTAATCCAATGAGGGCAACCCCATCTAGAAGATGTGCAGTATGTAGTGCTAACAAAATACGAGCTGACACTAGATACATGTGTATTGATTGTGATGTTGGTCTCtgtgttaattattgttttaaacacTATCATACTTCTAgagacttaaaaataaatgttttataa
- the LOC136074564 gene encoding 52 kDa repressor of the inhibitor of the protein kinase-like gives MHLKKGKNVYRCTSKENRERLKPTIESIIFLGRQNIALRGHRDDGQIFEINQNSSVINDGNFRESLCFQVSAGDNILKIHLNNCNSKATYISKSIQNEIIELWAQQIQDLIKTRTFKGKFYSVLFDETTDTSHSSQMTVVSRYIDVNTCEIRKDFIGFVNCHTENYSDFT, from the coding sequence ATGCATTTAAAGAAGGGTAAGAATGTCTACAGATGTACGTCTAAAGAAAATCGAGAACGATTAAAGCCTACAATTGAATCTATAATATTTCTTGGTCGACAGAATATTGCTTTGCGAGGTCATCGCGATGATGGGCAGATctttgaaataaatcaaaactcttCAGTAATTAATGATGGCAATTTTCGGGAATCGCTTTGCTTTCAAGTGAGCGCTGgtgacaatattttaaaaatccatttGAATAACTGTAATTCTAAAGCAACATACATAagtaaaagtattcaaaatgaaataattgaacTATGGGCTCAACAAATTCAAGACTTaattaaaacaagaacttttaaaggaaaattttatagcgttttatttgatgaaacaacGGATACCAGTCATAGTTCTCAAATGACAGTCGTATCAAGATATATTGATGTTAATACCTGTGAAATCCGTAAAGATTTTATTGGTTTTGTAAACTGCCATACTGAAAATTATTCTGATTTTACATAA